In Lathyrus oleraceus cultivar Zhongwan6 chromosome 2, CAAS_Psat_ZW6_1.0, whole genome shotgun sequence, the DNA window AAGTGTATGTCAACTTTATATATAAACATACATTCCTTTTATGCTAAATTGTTTGTcattttaattttgttgattaTCTTTTTTTAACTTCTTAGATATTACATAAATTATaaacataaaaataataatatagAAAAATCTACACCAATGTtcattattaaataatattaaaCATATTAAAATTCACTTAACCATCATCTTCATTACTCCCTAACACACTAAGCGTGTTATAAAACAAGGTAATAAAAATTGCATTAATTTAATTAATCTACATGGTACACAAAAATTTGATGGTTTTATATATTATTGAGGAATTTTTCATTAGTGTGCCTTAAATAAAAATGAAGAAGGCAAGTACAATATAATTTATCAAAAAATGAAAATATTGCTCAATAACTATATAAAAGGTTTAACTTTAAAGAATATAATTAGTATTTGCAACGGTACTTGTACATTGAATTAAAGGAAACTATTTAGACATGCTAATTTTGAAAGAACACTCATAATCTACCATTAAATACAAAATCATAATCTATAACAAAAGAGTAAGTGAAGTACGTTAtacaaagaaaaaaaaaagttaatAAGTGTGTTTTCTTAATGAAGAATATAgaagaaacaaaaataaaagggATAGAAAAATATCATAATATAGAAGGGGTTCTATCCTCACGCATGTGTGGTTAACACACCTCTTCCATCTTGTAGAGATAACTCTTAAAATATTAAATTTGGTTTGAGTCTAATCTTATTATTTGATTTTTGTGCTTAGTTATTTTGGGCTTAGTTAATTTCGGGTAATGTTTCTAGAAAATTCTTCTAGTATTTACCGTTtaatgaactagtcgatagattcatggcggtcggcgataatactacacccagtttgtattttttaccgtttaattctggcaacgggttagattttctttctaataatttcattctaatctatgtatatcttttacgtagaaaattttcatgcatctaaattgttgttttattttacagtggtcactgggtgttggttgctatggatctttcgagactaatggtgtattatctcgattcgttatcgggtgattggagtaaatatccgagtatgaagaagacggttgacgcgtaagtgaaattcccctaaatattcgtgtgtatttgtatatttaataatgtctgtcagattgatctcaatatacgtttttattttgttagggcaatactaaaatttagatcgaaaaagaattaccgtaataggaaggacattacctggatcagagttcaggtatatattaagtatcttatttttgcttataatagtgtttgtttttttgcttataatagtgtttgtaagaaattaactatatatatattgtttgtttttctgtgtagtgtcctcagcaaaacaattcggtcgattgcggattttttgtattgagatttatgagagatatcattgcgttgaatcgtatagacatcccaaaaatggtatggaataataacttagggtttattttaatattatcggatatttcatctaatttgttactaaatcatgaatatgttttattctcttaattgtagtactttgaggaatacaaatcttactcaagagctcatttggatgaaatgaaggatgaattgtgtcaattcattgttgatcaaagaatcatatagctaggttgtatattgttgtacatatatgtatggaatgttgttgttgtatgctgttgttgtatatatgttgtatattgttgttgtacttttactaaatcatgaatatgttgttgtatattgttgatcaaagaatcatatattaatgttgtatatatggaggattaatgttgtatataaatggattcatgttgtatatatcaatggattaatggtgtataacattggattaaaggatgaaatcaatatgaattttacacttttgcagcatgtgaaatcaatatgaattttacacttttgcagcatgtAAATATCCAttgtttttcaaacaatttttttaaaaataactaacactttagagggcgctttctgtaggaagcgccctctaaacactttacattgacaactttagagggcgatttgtccagaaagcgccctctaaacactttacattgacaactttagagggcgctttttccagaaagcgccctctaaggtgtccctttatggaccactccagagggcgcttttttctgaaagcgcactataatgtggcccttaaagggccactttagacagcgctttcttcaggaaaacaaagcgttgtctttacctatgccagcgccactttagagggcgcttaaaagcgctgttataggccaaaataagcgtcctcttttcccttatttggcgtagtgtttgGCGTGTCTAGATATTTCTTAGGGTTATAATATTTTCTAGAACACTTTTTGAATGTCTAGAGTTCTCcttagagtactataaatagagatgtaatcATACACTTTTGTATCAAACAAAAATACAAAGttctctcttccataaataattctCCTACCTATCAAGTTTCTATTCAAGCCTCTAATATTCCCATACACTTTCTCCAAACTCAAAAAGGATTTATTTTCAACaaagtggtatcagagcttcaAGGTTCTAAAAAAATGGCGAGTGAAGGTTTCCCTTTCCAAATGTCTATGCTCACAAAGAACCATTATGATAATTGGAGTATCAAGATGAAGACGTTACTAGGAGCTCAAGATGTGTGGGATATCGTTGAGAAAGACTTCAAGAAGCAAGATGAAGTCTCGCTAAGCCAAGGTGTAAATGAGACATTGAAGGAGTCAAGAAAGAGAGACAAGAAAGCTATCTTTCTCATTCACCAATCGATGAATGAAGATACATTTGAGAAGATCTCCAACGCAACGACGACCAAATAAGTACAGGACAAGCTTCAAACTTGAAACAAAGGAGTGGAACAAGTGAAAAATATTCGTCTTCAAATTCTTAGAGGTGACTTTGAACGTTTATTTATGGAAGAGTCTGAATCTATTTCTGATTATTTTTTTTGAGTATTGGCTGCAGTTAATCAACTTAAAAGAAATGGTGAAGATGTTGATGAGGTGAAAGTCATGAAGAAAATACTTCACACTTTAAATCCAAGTTTTGACTTCATTGTTACCAATATTGAAGAAAACAAGGATTTAGAGACAACGACTATTGAGAAACTCATGGGTTCCTTACAACCATACGAAGAAGaacaaaagagaaaaattaaacaaaaagAGGATATTGAGAAACTACTACAACTCAACGTAAAGGAAGAAAACTATGTGAATTACAAGAGCCAAAGAGGACGAGGTGATGGCCAAGATCATGGGCGTGGGCAAGGACATGATGGAGAAGGAAAAGGCGATTACGACAACTACTCTAACAATGGATAAAGAACTTAGAATCCACAAGAAACAAGAGGCCGTGGAAGAGGAAATTCATGGTCGAGGTGTGACAAATCACAAATCAAGTGCTTCAACTGCAACAAGATCGATCACTGTGCATCTGAGTGTAGATTCTCGAAGAAGGTTGTTGAGAAAGCTAACTTTGTAgaagaaaaaggaagagaagaaGAAACTTTGTTGCTCGCATGCCAAAACCAAGTTGAAGAGAAAATAAACAAGTGGTACCTCGACACCGACGCAAGAAACCACATGTGCCACGATCGAAGCATGTTCGTAGAGAACAATGAAGCGACAACTGGAAATCTCTCATTTGGAGATGACTCAAAGATACCATTCAAAGGTAAAGGTAAAATTCTTATACGCTAGAAGAATGAGATTCATCAATTCATATCCAATGTCTATTATGTTCCTAACATGAAGAATAATATTTTGAGCTTGAGACAACTATTAGAGAAAAGTTATGACATCCACTTGAAAGAACATAGTCTTTTATTAAGAGATTGTGGACATAACTTGATTGTTAAGGTGCCTATGTCAAAGAATAGAATGTTCCTCTTGAACATTCAAAATTATGTTGCAAAGTGTCTCAAGACTTTCTATACCGACTCTTCGCGACTATGGCATCTACGATTTATAAATCTCAACTTCTATAGTCTAAAATGTTTATCAAAGAAGGAGATGGTGAGAGGTTTGCCTAGTATAAACCATCCATACCAACTCTGTGAAGGCTGTCTAGAAGAGTTCAAGAAAGACATGTCAAATGAATTTAAGATGACAAATATGAGGCTCATGGCATATTATCACGACATCAAAGTAAAACAAGAAGACAGAGGAATTATTATCACCCAAGAATGATATTCCAAAGAAGTCCTTAAGAAGTTCAAGATGGATGTTACCAATCCAGTTCGCACCCCGATGGAATGTGGCAGCAAGTTAAGTAAGCATAAAATTGGAGAGATTATGTATCCAACTCTTTACAAAAGTTTGGTTGGAAGTCTACATTATATGACAAGTACATGGCCGAATATTCTCAATGTTATAGGAGTCGTAAGTCACTACATGGAAGCTCCAATAATAACTCACTTCAAGATGGCAAAAATAATAGTTCGATACATCAAAGGTACAACAAACTTTGGATTGCACTATTACTCTTCTAACAATTATGAGATTGAAGTATGTGATGTCTAGAGATCAAGCTGCCGACATTTTCACCAAGCCACTCAAGTTGAAAACTTTCGTTAAGGTAGGGAATATGCTTGGAGTCACAAATCAAGTTTAAGGGGgatgttgaaatattaaacttAATTTGGGGCTAACCTTATTATTTAATTTTCGGGCTTAGTTAATTTTGGGGAATGTTTCTAAAAAACTCTTGTAGGATTTGGAGTGTCTAGATATTTCTTAGGATTATAATATTTTCTAGGATACTCTTTGAATAtctagagttgagaactctctagaattagtgtgtctATAGTTCTCCTTAGAGTATCATAAATAGACATGTAATCCTACACTTTTGTATCaatcaaaaataaaattttcTCTCTTTCATAAATAATTCTCATACCTATCAAGTTTCTATTCAAGCCTCTAATACTCCTATGCACTCACCACAAAGTGTTTCCCACTTTTACAGTTCTATGTCTGCTATCCCACAAAGATCTAACATGTTCTCATGGCCCTCCTAAGACATTATTTCGTATTACTTTAATTATCTTTCTATTTCTCTTTCTTCCTTGTTTAATGTATCCCActaaatgataaaaataaactATTAGAGATTGACGAGTTTGTCAATTGGcctttgaaaaaaaaaacaggATTGTGAATGGCTTGATTTATACTTGTGAATTATTATCATGCCTCTCGCCGACCTCTTCACCGTCTCTCATTTTCTCTATCTCTTTTTGTTCCATGTTTATTCTACTTTCGAGCCTTTATTTTATCTATATTTGTTTCAGATATTTAGAG includes these proteins:
- the LOC127121402 gene encoding uncharacterized protein LOC127121402; protein product: MDLSRLMVYYLDSLSGDWSKYPSMKKTVDAAILKFRSKKNYRNRKDITWIRVQCPQQNNSVDCGFFVLRFMRDIIALNRIDIPKMYFEEYKSYSRAHLDEMKDELCQFIVDQRII